In the genome of Lacerta agilis isolate rLacAgi1 chromosome 2, rLacAgi1.pri, whole genome shotgun sequence, one region contains:
- the LOC117042579 gene encoding zinc finger protein 239-like: protein MEENRQNLASLGDEQDNENCKGSPVVPSEPTEQESEKEPFGFLCAALVKLKNRVKKSAPSPDPNPKAPLILQDHPKRKEKGKCVMSVKTFRDDLNGHHQTHQGEKPQNCTGCGKSFSHNGDLGAHQRTHTSERSYKCLVCGKGFSQSCNLTSHQRTHTGEKRYRCVECGKSFSRSNTLISHQRTHTGEKPYKCLVCGKSFSQSCNLTSHRRTHTGEKPYRCVECGKSFSRSTTLISHQTTHTGEKPYKCMECGKSFGSSERLNRHQRAHTLKKRELWRVERASVGECILLDIRESTQQRKDLNAWICY from the exons atggaggagaatcgcCAGAACCTGGCCTCTCTAG GTGATGAGCAAGACAATGAGAACTGCAAGGGGTCCCCTGTGGTGCCATCGGAACCAACTGAGCAGGAGTCTGAAAAAGAGCCGTTTGGTTTCCTGTGTGCTGCGTTGGTCAAATTGAAGAACAGGGTGAAGAAATCTGCTCCTTCTCCAGATCCCAACCCAAAGGCACCCCTGATCCTACAAGATCATCCTAAgcggaaggaaaaaggaaaatgtGTGATGTCTGTGAAAACATTCAGGGACGATTTGAATGGGCATCATCAAACCCACCAAGGGGAGAAACCACAAAACTGCACAGGTTGCGGAAAAAGTTTCAGTCACAATGGCGATCTTGGCGCACATCAGAGAACCCACACCAGTGAAAGATCCTATAAGTGCCTGGTATGTGGGAAAGGCTTCAGCCAGAGCTGCAACCTTACATCACACCAGAgaacccacacgggggagaaacgaTACAGGTGCgtagagtgtgggaaaagcttcagtcgcAGCAATACCCTCATTTCACATCAGAgaacccacacgggggagaaaccctacaaGTGCCTGGtgtgcgggaaaagcttcagccaGAGCTGCAACCTCACGTCGCATCGCaggacccacacaggggagaagccgtacagATGCGTCGAGTGCGGGAAAAGCTTTAGTCGTAGCACAACCCTCATTTCGCACCAAACAACCCATACAGGAGAGAAGCCGTACAAGTGCATGGAGTGCGGGAAGAGTTTCGGCAGTAGCGAAAGGCTCAATAGACACCAGAGGGCTCACACGTTAAAGAAACGTGAACTGTGGagggtggaaagagcttcagttggagAGTGCATCCTATTGGACATCAGAGAATCCACGCAGCAGAGAAAGGATTTAAATGCATGGATATGTTACTAA